In Methylacidiphilum infernorum V4, a single window of DNA contains:
- a CDS encoding DUF6166 domain-containing protein, translating into MGVKKYVGVYEGDHWPRVYIVEENGRWIPLDKGWPVHEWGFRGPGPQQLARDLVIDIGLKDEEFDAVLDIVSRLQSGFGWELTEQQIKELVQIWHAIRSRSNT; encoded by the coding sequence ATGGGAGTGAAGAAATACGTCGGTGTATATGAAGGTGACCATTGGCCGCGCGTCTATATCGTGGAGGAAAACGGGCGGTGGATCCCCCTAGATAAGGGATGGCCCGTGCACGAGTGGGGCTTTCGAGGCCCCGGGCCGCAGCAGCTTGCGAGGGACTTGGTCATTGATATTGGCCTTAAAGATGAAGAATTCGATGCAGTGCTGGACATTGTCTCGAGGCTTCAGAGCGGATTTGGGTGGGAGCTTACGGAACAGCAAATCAAGGAGTTGGTGCAAATATGGCACGCAATAAGATCAAGATCAAATACGTAA
- the mazG gene encoding nucleoside triphosphate pyrophosphohydrolase, whose translation MNPPEWLLFDPLLRVLTIMTILRSPQGCPWDREQTHKSLKSQLIEECYELLEAIDQEDPSSIKEELGDILLHVLFHAQIAQEAGKFSFWDILDNLSAKLIRRHPHVFGTQTASTTDEVYQNWEKIKKKEKPHRESLFDGIPLYLPALIKAMKLQSKASKLNLDWKDPQGPLSKMQEELDEIKEAYGEKNREKIKKEIGDLIFSAVNFSRMLGIDPEEAIKESSVVFEKRCRFIEKELKASTLPENPEDLDKLWEKAKEIYP comes from the coding sequence ATGAATCCCCCAGAATGGCTCCTTTTTGATCCTCTTCTCAGGGTACTAACGATAATGACCATACTCAGGTCTCCCCAGGGTTGTCCCTGGGATAGGGAACAGACGCATAAAAGTTTAAAATCCCAATTGATAGAAGAATGTTATGAACTTCTCGAAGCGATAGACCAAGAAGATCCATCCTCGATAAAAGAAGAACTGGGAGATATCCTTCTTCATGTTCTCTTTCATGCTCAAATAGCCCAGGAAGCAGGAAAATTTTCTTTTTGGGATATACTGGATAATCTCTCTGCCAAGCTCATCCGCCGTCATCCCCATGTTTTTGGAACCCAAACAGCTTCTACTACCGATGAAGTTTACCAAAATTGGGAGAAGATTAAGAAAAAGGAAAAACCCCATAGAGAAAGTCTTTTTGACGGAATTCCCCTTTATCTGCCTGCATTAATAAAAGCCATGAAACTCCAATCCAAGGCTTCAAAATTAAACTTAGACTGGAAGGATCCTCAAGGTCCTCTTTCAAAAATGCAGGAGGAACTCGATGAAATAAAAGAAGCTTACGGAGAAAAAAATAGAGAAAAGATAAAAAAAGAAATAGGCGATCTTATATTTTCTGCCGTGAATTTTTCAAGGATGCTTGGAATCGATCCTGAAGAGGCGATCAAAGAATCCTCTGTTGTTTTTGAAAAACGATGCCGGTTTATTGAAAAAGAATTAAAAGCCAGCACCCTTCCAGAAAACCCCGAAGATCTCGATAAACTCTGGGAAAAAGCCAAGGAGATCTACCCTTAA
- a CDS encoding DUF362 domain-containing protein — protein sequence MIIVYLLFVELLVCPFSSIWATEKHRVIVVENSASITGYEANGPVVKAMFQAALKSYTLKSTEKEAWTAFFHISPKEDVIGIKINSSGGKVMSTRKALVNAIAESLMEAGVPSQHIIVWDKYEDDLYNASYLPLAENSRYFVKSVIPQTGFDPKVFYVNEILGKLIWGDMLFQGLRPTPLQARQPSDSEENVARLYEKGVPVSSLERRVSNKSFYARLVTQICSKIINVPVLSDNPNIGLNGCLASLALGMVDNTRRFQGEGVWGDPAIAEILDQPLVRKKIILHVMDALIAGFAGGPQFSPEYSVVSGSIYLSTDPVAIDSFVLPLVDSWRLTAKIPPLSPCSHYIQTAEEYGLGIANRKNIEVVKISLSP from the coding sequence GTGATTATTGTTTATCTCTTATTTGTTGAACTTTTAGTTTGTCCCTTCTCTTCAATCTGGGCTACTGAGAAACACCGAGTTATCGTTGTAGAGAATTCGGCTTCCATTACGGGTTACGAAGCCAACGGCCCTGTAGTCAAGGCCATGTTTCAAGCCGCACTCAAGAGCTATACCCTAAAATCTACAGAAAAAGAAGCTTGGACGGCCTTTTTCCACATTAGTCCCAAAGAAGATGTGATCGGGATAAAGATAAACTCGAGTGGGGGAAAGGTGATGTCCACAAGAAAGGCGCTGGTGAACGCCATTGCAGAAAGTCTCATGGAAGCGGGTGTGCCTTCCCAGCACATCATTGTTTGGGATAAATATGAAGATGACCTTTACAATGCAAGTTATCTTCCTTTAGCTGAAAATAGCCGGTATTTTGTCAAATCGGTCATTCCTCAAACGGGTTTTGACCCGAAGGTTTTTTATGTCAATGAAATTTTAGGAAAGCTCATATGGGGAGATATGCTCTTTCAGGGACTCAGACCCACTCCCCTACAAGCAAGACAACCTTCAGATTCTGAGGAAAATGTTGCCCGATTGTACGAAAAAGGAGTTCCTGTAAGCAGCCTAGAAAGGCGGGTAAGCAATAAATCCTTTTATGCAAGGCTTGTCACCCAGATTTGCTCTAAAATTATCAATGTTCCCGTTCTTTCCGATAACCCCAACATTGGACTGAACGGCTGTTTGGCTTCCCTTGCCCTAGGCATGGTCGATAACACCAGAAGGTTTCAAGGCGAAGGGGTTTGGGGAGATCCTGCCATAGCTGAAATACTTGACCAACCCCTGGTTAGGAAAAAAATCATTCTTCATGTCATGGACGCTCTCATTGCCGGATTTGCCGGAGGACCTCAATTTAGCCCTGAATACTCGGTAGTTTCCGGAAGTATCTACTTGAGTACCGATCCTGTCGCTATCGATTCTTTCGTTCTCCCGTTGGTTGATTCCTGGAGGTTAACTGCAAAAATACCGCCCCTCAGTCCTTGCTCCCATTACATCCAAACGGCCGAAGAATATGGATTGGGTATAGCCAATCGCAAAAATATCGAAGTTGTAAAAATTTCCCTTTCACCCTAA
- a CDS encoding replication protein RepA — protein sequence MVLSSRFYASLIDHAVSFDMRAIYAVRGTALGFDIYTMLAYRLCRLTEMIVVSWAALKEQFGQEHANPRDFRREFIRLLRRVLAAYPKARVCPVAGGLELRPSSPPIPMLLLK from the coding sequence ATAGTTCTCTCATCGCGATTCTACGCGTCATTGATCGATCACGCCGTTTCGTTTGACATGCGCGCAATCTACGCTGTGAGAGGAACAGCTCTCGGTTTTGACATATATACAATGCTGGCATACCGGCTATGCAGGCTCACGGAAATGATCGTTGTGTCCTGGGCAGCATTGAAGGAACAATTCGGGCAAGAACACGCCAATCCTCGAGACTTCCGACGCGAGTTCATCCGTCTGTTGCGACGCGTCCTAGCGGCATACCCAAAAGCCCGCGTTTGCCCGGTTGCTGGAGGCCTCGAGCTCCGACCATCTTCACCACCAATTCCAATGCTGCTTTTGAAGTGA